Proteins found in one Candidatus Hydrogenedentota bacterium genomic segment:
- a CDS encoding YicC family protein produces MTRSMTGFGRAYREYVGDRIGVEVSSVNHRFLDCSVRLPASWYAMEPFVKETVRKHVPRGKVTVTVTRKRGPDSQQQTLVYDAGLARQYIEASRELARLLGSDGTLDLGTLAQMDGVFYHEEAEEDLEQAQAVVAAALAEALKRLNAMRETEGEALAAELRHRLGLIREALSVVEQRLPELEAAYEARLRERIAELQADTGMTEDRIAMEIAFMADKGDVTEETVRLKAHLDHAIEMLDGPEPAGRELNFLSQEIQREINTLGSKTHDGSVAREVLRMKSELERLREQIQNIE; encoded by the coding sequence ATGACACGGAGCATGACGGGATTTGGGCGGGCATACCGCGAGTATGTTGGCGATAGGATTGGGGTTGAGGTGAGCAGCGTCAACCACCGTTTCCTCGATTGTTCGGTGCGGCTGCCGGCGTCATGGTATGCGATGGAGCCTTTTGTCAAGGAAACCGTCCGCAAACACGTTCCGCGGGGCAAGGTCACGGTGACGGTGACGCGGAAGCGGGGTCCTGACTCGCAGCAGCAGACGCTGGTCTATGATGCCGGCCTCGCCCGCCAGTATATCGAGGCATCGCGGGAACTCGCGCGCCTGCTCGGTTCGGACGGCACGCTGGACCTCGGCACGCTGGCGCAGATGGACGGGGTCTTCTACCACGAGGAAGCCGAGGAAGACCTTGAACAGGCGCAGGCGGTAGTCGCCGCCGCCCTGGCGGAGGCGCTGAAGCGATTGAACGCGATGCGGGAAACCGAGGGCGAGGCGTTGGCGGCGGAATTGCGCCACCGGCTTGGATTGATCCGCGAGGCGCTGTCCGTCGTCGAGCAACGGCTGCCGGAACTCGAAGCGGCATACGAGGCGCGATTGCGGGAACGGATTGCCGAACTGCAGGCGGATACCGGCATGACCGAGGATCGCATTGCAATGGAGATCGCCTTCATGGCCGACAAGGGCGATGTAACCGAAGAGACCGTTCGCCTCAAGGCCCATCTCGATCACGCGATCGAAATGCTCGACGGCCCCGAACCGGCCGGGCGCGAATTGAATTTTTTGTCGCAGGAAATCCAGCGAGAAATCAATACTTTGGGCAGCAAGACGCATGACGGCAGCGTGGCAAGGGAAGTCCTGCGCATGAAGTCCGAACTGGAACGGCTGCGCGAACAGATTCAAAATATCGAGTAG
- the gmk gene encoding guanylate kinase, producing MANRDPLPAGKTPAGSVFIVSAPSGAGKHTILRQAMERDPNLEYSISATTRRPRPGEKNGKEYYFMDRTEFMRRVEADEFVEWAEVHGNLYGTLRTELMRRTASGKDVILELDVQGMRNFKAVRKDAVTIFIMPPSLAELERRLRLRGANDEEDLALRLCNARAEIAAKDAFDYVVVNDKIEDAVADFLAIIRARRCRSRSD from the coding sequence ATGGCAAACCGCGATCCGCTTCCAGCCGGCAAAACGCCGGCCGGTTCGGTGTTTATCGTATCCGCGCCTTCCGGGGCGGGAAAGCACACGATTCTACGCCAGGCGATGGAACGGGACCCCAATCTGGAATATTCGATTTCCGCCACGACCCGCCGTCCGCGCCCGGGTGAAAAAAACGGAAAAGAGTATTACTTCATGGACCGGACCGAATTCATGCGGCGCGTCGAGGCGGATGAATTCGTTGAATGGGCCGAGGTGCACGGCAATCTCTACGGGACGTTGCGCACGGAATTGATGCGTCGCACCGCTTCAGGCAAGGACGTGATCCTCGAACTCGACGTGCAGGGCATGCGCAATTTCAAGGCGGTTCGCAAGGACGCCGTGACCATTTTCATCATGCCGCCGTCGCTGGCCGAACTCGAACGGCGGCTGCGCCTGCGCGGCGCGAACGACGAGGAGGACCTCGCCCTGCGCCTGTGCAACGCCCGAGCCGAAATTGCCGCGAAAGACGCCTTCGACTATGTCGTCGTCAACGATAAAATCGAGGACGCCGTCGCCGATTTCCTCGCCATCATCCGCGCCCGGCGTTGCCGTTCGCGATCGGATTAG
- a CDS encoding sialidase family protein: MFMPSRFFCAVAWAMPAIMAFPGAARAQAVLSERQVVAQATPEHPRHSEAAIIPLKDGSLLLGWTDFYGGNGADHGPARIAGKISRDGGASWGDTFTLVENDGGCNVMEVNFLRLRDGRIALFHCQKNSEDKDCRVMMRTSADEGKTWSTARQMSPEGRYTGLTNGRGVRLKSGRLLLEAWEGGDSFCYLSDDDGTTWRESERVKPEKADSYEPVCIERKDGSVLMLMRTMAEGQYQSISRDGGETWDAPKPTPLKCTPSPAALSRIPSTGDLLVIWNHNPGANSRNPLTAAISRDDGETWESFRDIESGPGDAWAYPAVTWVGDKALVTYFNYTGGHSLNLRIIPADWFYGK; the protein is encoded by the coding sequence ATGTTCATGCCATCTCGGTTTTTTTGCGCCGTTGCGTGGGCGATGCCGGCAATCATGGCGTTTCCAGGCGCGGCGCGCGCGCAGGCCGTACTGTCTGAACGCCAGGTTGTTGCGCAAGCCACCCCCGAACATCCGCGCCACAGCGAAGCCGCCATCATCCCGTTGAAAGACGGCAGCCTGTTGCTGGGCTGGACGGATTTCTATGGGGGCAACGGTGCGGATCACGGTCCCGCGCGCATTGCCGGGAAAATTTCGCGTGACGGCGGCGCGTCGTGGGGCGACACGTTCACCCTTGTCGAAAACGACGGCGGCTGCAACGTGATGGAAGTCAACTTCCTTCGCCTGCGGGACGGGCGCATCGCGTTGTTTCATTGCCAGAAAAATTCCGAGGACAAGGATTGCCGCGTCATGATGCGCACGTCCGCGGATGAGGGAAAAACATGGAGCACGGCCCGGCAGATGAGTCCGGAGGGCCGTTACACCGGCCTGACCAACGGCCGTGGCGTGCGCCTGAAATCCGGCCGCCTCCTCCTCGAAGCCTGGGAAGGCGGCGACAGTTTCTGCTACCTTTCCGACGACGACGGCACGACATGGCGCGAGAGCGAGCGCGTCAAGCCGGAAAAGGCCGACAGTTATGAGCCGGTTTGCATCGAGCGCAAAGACGGCAGCGTGCTCATGCTGATGCGCACCATGGCCGAGGGACAATACCAAAGCATCAGCCGCGACGGCGGGGAAACATGGGATGCGCCGAAACCCACGCCCCTGAAGTGTACGCCCTCCCCCGCCGCGTTGTCCCGCATTCCCTCGACCGGCGACCTGTTGGTCATCTGGAACCATAACCCCGGCGCAAACAGCCGCAATCCGCTCACCGCGGCCATCTCGCGCGACGACGGCGAAACCTGGGAATCATTCCGCGACATCGAATCCGGCCCGGGAGACGCATGGGCCTATCCCGCCGTCACTTGGGTGGGAGACAAAGCCCTTGTCACCTACTTCAATTACACGGGCGGCCATTCGCTGAACCTGCGAATCATTCCCGCGGACTGGTTCTACGGCAAATGA